CGTCACCCGCCCGCCGCTGCTGCTGTGCGACGAGCCCACCTCGTCGCTCGACGCCTCGACCACCGGCGACGTGCTGAGGGTGCTCTCCGACGCCCGCGAGAAGCTCGGCACGACCGTGATCGTCATCACCCACGACCTCGACGTCGTGAAGGTGCTCTGCGACCGGGCGGCGCTGCTCGAGAAGGGCCGGCTGCGCGAGGTGTTCCCGATCACCCGCGCCGCGGCCGAGCGCACGGTGCCCAGCTACTACGAGCAGGTCAAGAAGGAGCTGATGTCGTGAACTGGCTCACCGACCTGCTCTCCCAGTACGGCGAGGACATGGCGCGCTCGCTCGTCGAGACCGGCTACATGATGCTCGTCTCGCTGCTCGCCGCCGTGCTCATCGGCCTGCCGCTGGGCATGACGGTGTACCTCACCGAACGCGGTGGCATCGCCGAGAACCGCGTCGTCAACACGATCGCCAACCTCTACATCAACGTGGTCCGCTCCTTCCCGTTCCTGCTGCTGGTGGTGTTCCTCATCCCGTTCACGCGGATGGTGATGGGCACGAGCTTCGGCACGCAGGCGGCGACGCTGCCGCTGTGCTTCGTCGCGGTCGCCATCTACGCCCGCCTCACCGAGCAGATCCTGCGCGAGATCCCGCCCGGCATCCCGCTGGTCGCCCGGGCGCTGGGGGCCACGGTTCCCGAGGCCGTGTTCCGGATGCTGCTGCCCGAGGCGCGCTCCGGACTCGTCTACGCGCTCACCTCGGCCTCGATCAGCCTGCTGTCGTACTCGACCGTGCTCGGCGTGGTCGGCGGCGGCGGGATCGGCGACTTCGCCATGCGCTACGGCTACCAGGTCTACAACGACAGCCTGATGTACCTGACGATCGTCATCATCATCGTCTGCGTGCTCGCCATCCAGGCCATCGGCCACCGCACCTCCGTCCGGCTCGATCACCGCTGACCGCCGCTGACGCCATCGACCCGCCGCACAACGGCATCCGAACCCGAACACCACGAGGAGAACAGAACAATGAAGAAGTCACGCTTCGTCCTGGCAGTCATCGCGCTGGGAACGGCGGTCGCCGTCAGCGGCTGCGCCGGCACCGCGCCGGCGGACGAGAAGACGGATGCCGCGGCCCCCGTCACGCTCAAGGTCGCGGCGGTCACCTCGCCGATGACCGACGTCGTCGAGGCGGCGGGCGAGGCGATCAAGGACGGCTACGAGGTCGAGCTGGTCGAGGTGGGCGACTACATCACCTCGAACACGATCCTCAACGCCGGTGACGTGTACGCGAACTTCTCGCAGCACATCCCCTACATGGAGACCTTCAACGCCGGCAATGACGGCGACCTGGTCGGGGTGCAGCCCGTCTACAACTTCGTGATCGCGTTCTACTCCAAGACGCTCGACGACATCGCCGACCTGCCCGAGGGCGCGACGGTCGCGATCCCCGACGACCCGTCCAACACCGGCCGCGCGCTCAAGCTGCTCGCCGCGCACGACGTGATCACCCTCGCCGAGGGCGTCGACCCGTACGAGGCGACCGTGAAGGACGTCGCCGAGAACCCGAAGAACGTCGAGTTCCTGCAGGTGCCGATCTCGTCGCTGAACGCCGCCTACGAAGAGGCCGACCTGGTCTTCCAGTGGCCCTCGCACATCATCGCCCTGGGACTCACCCCGCAGGAGGACGGACTGATCACCGAGCTCGACGACCGGTTCGCACTGAACATTGTCGTCAAGC
This is a stretch of genomic DNA from Microbacterium sp. YJN-G. It encodes these proteins:
- a CDS encoding methionine ABC transporter permease, with protein sequence MNWLTDLLSQYGEDMARSLVETGYMMLVSLLAAVLIGLPLGMTVYLTERGGIAENRVVNTIANLYINVVRSFPFLLLVVFLIPFTRMVMGTSFGTQAATLPLCFVAVAIYARLTEQILREIPPGIPLVARALGATVPEAVFRMLLPEARSGLVYALTSASISLLSYSTVLGVVGGGGIGDFAMRYGYQVYNDSLMYLTIVIIIVCVLAIQAIGHRTSVRLDHR
- a CDS encoding MetQ/NlpA family ABC transporter substrate-binding protein; its protein translation is MKKSRFVLAVIALGTAVAVSGCAGTAPADEKTDAAAPVTLKVAAVTSPMTDVVEAAGEAIKDGYEVELVEVGDYITSNTILNAGDVYANFSQHIPYMETFNAGNDGDLVGVQPVYNFVIAFYSKTLDDIADLPEGATVAIPDDPSNTGRALKLLAAHDVITLAEGVDPYEATVKDVAENPKNVEFLQVPISSLNAAYEEADLVFQWPSHIIALGLTPQEDGLITELDDRFALNIVVKQKDADSAATEALKKAFTSDAVREVIESNGTIETAW